One genomic region from Argentina anserina chromosome 2, drPotAnse1.1, whole genome shotgun sequence encodes:
- the LOC126783184 gene encoding fatty acid amide hydrolase produces MTKKRVMVAAQDIDVSAVEYEQEEIKAPHLTGLLLKLFVWIVEAPIVGSFIISMLKKQNKMTQLLRNTSIPEAPMFKPEFPPQEPETRVVLLDEDGKPEDRVEVALKCLPSYDPAPCLNGETNVSFRYWKIRDYAYAYRSKIVTPSMVAEHIISALEEFNNKTPPQPLLLSFDAEELRKQAAASTKRFEEGNPISILDGIFVAIKDDIDCYPHPSKGGTTWMHEVRTVSKDAVCVSKLRFCGVIFVGKANMHEMGMGTTGNNPHYGTTRNPHAPDRYTGGSSSGPAAIVASGLCSAALGTDGGGSVRIPSSLCGVVGLKTTYGRTDIGGALCDAGTVEIIGPIASTVEDVILVYSAILGASLADRINLKPSPPSVPDLSLDESLNVLGSLRLGKYTKWFHDVHSTDISDKCEDALNLLSKSYGCKIAEIIIPELHEMRTAHLVSIGSECACSLSPDCEDGNGMRLSYDTRTSMALFQSFSASDYVTAQCIRRRIMYHHMEIFKNVDVIVTPTTGMTAPKIPPSALKDGETDMQVTGDLMRFIIAANLLGLPAISVPVGYDKQGLPIGLQLIGRPWGEASILRLANAIEELCMKSKKKPASYFDVLKSK; encoded by the exons ATGACCAAGAAGCGCGTCATGGTCGCCGCCCAGGACATCGACGTGTCCGCCGTCGAGTACGAGCAGGAAGAAATCAAAG CTCCGCATTTGACGGGTTTGTTGCTCAAGTTATTTGTATGGATCGTTGAGGCCCCCATTGTTGGTTCTTTCATAATCTCAATGCTGAAGAAGCAGAACAAGATGACTCAG TTGTTGAGGAACACTTCAATTCCGGAGGCACCCATGTTCAAACCTGAATTTCCCCCTCAag AACCAGAAACTAGGGTGGTTCTTCTTGACGAGGATGGAAAGCCGGAAGACAGAGTTGAAGTGGCCTTGAAATGTCTTCCAAGCTATGATCCTGCTCCCTGTTTGAATGGGGAAACAAATGTGTCTTTCCGGTATTGGAAGATTCGTGATTATGCTTATGCTTATCGCTCCAAGATTGTGACCCCATCTATG GTTGCAGAGCACATTATTTCGGCTTTAGAAGAGTTCAACAACAAGACACCTCCTCAGCCTTTGTTGCTTTCTTTTGACGCTGAAGAATTGAGGAAGCAAGCTGCAGCATCAACAAAGCGGTTTGAGGAAG GGAATCCGATATCTATCTTAGATGGGATATTTGTGGCCATCAAGGATGATATAGATTGCTATCCTCATCCCTCCAAGG GTGGAACTACATGGATGCATGAGGTTCGCACTGTCAGTAAGGATGCAGTTTGCGTTTCAAAGTTACGTTTTTGTGGTGTGATTTTTGTTGGGAAGGCAAATATGCATGAGATGGGCATGGGTACTACTGGAAATAATCCACATTATGG AACAACAAGAAATCCACATGCACCAGACAGGTATACCGGAGGGTCTTCCTCAGGCCCTGCAGCAATTGTAGCTTCTGGACTATGTTCTGCTGCCCTTGGAACTGATGGTGGAG GTTCAGTCCGTATTCCTTCTTCACTCTGTGGTGTAGTGGGCTTGAAGACAACATATGGACGGACTGATATAGGAGG GGCATTATGTGATGCGGGTACTGTGGAAATTATTGGACCAATTGCTTCAACAGTGGAGGATGTTATTCTAGT GTACTCAGCTATTTTGGGCGCCTCTCTTGCAGATAGAATTAATTTGAAACCG TCCCCACCTTCTGTGCCAGATTTGTCACTAGATGAAAGTTTGAATGTTCTGGGATCTTTACGACTGGGGAAGTATACAAAG TGGTTTCATGATGTACATTCAACTGATATCTCTGATAAGTGTGAGGATGCTCTTAATCTTCTATCAAAAAGTTATGGTTGCAAG ATTGCAGAAATTATTATACCTGAGCTCCATGAAATGCGTACTGCTCATCTTGTTTCAATTGGATCTGAATGTGCCTGTTCACTAAGTCCGGATTGTGAGGATGG AAATGGCATGAGATTGTCATATGATACTCGTACCAGTATGGCCCTGTTCCAATCATTTTCTGCGTCAGATTATGTTACTGCCCAGTGTATTAG GAGAAGGATTATGTACCACCATATGGAAATCTTCAAGAACGTCGATGTGATAGTAACTCCCACAACTGG CATGACAGCACCCAAAATTCCACCTAGTGCTCTTAAAGATGGAGAGACAGACATGCAAGTTACAG GTGATCTTATGAGGTTTATTATTGCTGCAAATCTTCTTGGACTTCCTGCCATTTCTGTACCG GTTGGCTATGATAAACAAGGACTCCCAATAGGTCTGCAACTGATTGGCCGTCCCTGGGGTGAAGCTTCAATTTTGCGTTTGGCTAATGCAATAGAG GAACTCTGCATGAAGTCCAAGAAGAAGCCTGCATCATATTTTGATGTTCTAAAATCTAAGTAA